Within the Pseudomonas oryzae genome, the region CGGTGCTGGTCGAGGTGCCGCCGAAGCGGTAGGGGGTGCCGATCAGCGAGAAGCCGCGCACGAGGATGGCGCTGAGCGCCGGCAGCTCGTAGGGCTTGTCGTCCAGCAGCTGTTCTTCGATGCTGGATTCCTGCGCCTTGGCGGCGGCCTCGGCATCCAGTTCGAAGGACAGGCTTTGCTGCGAGCCATCGTAGGCACTGTGCTGCTGGGAGGTGCTGGCACAGGCGGTCAACAGGAGGGCCAGGGTAATTGGCACGAGGGGTGCGAAGCGTTTGAGCATGGGCACGACCGTGTCGTTGTAAAGTTTTTGAAATTCGATGGTGGGCGACTATGCCGGCTATCAAGTCAATTTGCAAATTTTATCGTGCGGGATGTGACTTTGTAGGCTAGCAGCGCCGTCTGGCCGTTTCCGCTGCTCTCGGCAGCCCTGAAACCCGCGAAATAGAAGGCTTGCGCTCATCGACCGTAGAACACCGTGCGTAGCACGGCACAGCCTACGGGGCGCAGATGACGCTCTGGTTGCAGCCCGCCCGGCTGCGACCGAGCGCCGCAGCGGAGGGCATGCGGCGGCGCCCCGCTCAGTGATTGACGGTAAAGGCCAGCATCGCCGACAGCTGGCACAGCGGGCGACCGCTCTGCGCCTGCCAGGTATTGAAGGCCGCCTGTACGGCGGCGAGATCGCGCTGGCTGCTCGGCGCCTTGTCGACGATGCCCTGGGCCTTGAGCGCGGCGACCACGTCGTCGGTGGGGATGAAGGTGTCCTTGCCGGCCATGCGCAGGAAGCGCGGCGCGGACAGGCCGCCCAGCTGGCAGCCGTGCTTGCCGATCTGACGCCACAGCCCGACGATGTCGTCCACCGGCCAGGCGGCCAGCCAGGCGCCGAAGCTGCCGTGCTCGCGGGCCACGTCGAGGACGAACTGGGCATTGCGCGGCACGCTCTTGAGTTTGGCCAGGTGGCGAATCAGGCGCTCGTCCTGCATCAGCCGCTCGAGGTGTTCGGCGCCCATCAGCACCACCTTGTGCGGATCGAAGGCAAAGAACGCCGCCTCGAAGGCCGGCCACTTGGCGTCCACCAGGCTGTGCTTGAGGCCGGTGCGGAACACCCGCAGGCTGAGCAGCGACAGGTAGCGGTCGTCAGTGATCGCGCGCAGCTCGTCGGCGCTCTTCGGCACCGGCAGGCGCGCCTCCAGCTCGGCGGCCGAGCCGAAACGGTTCAGACAGTATTCGTGGAGCCATTGGTAGTCGCGCATCTGCCCGTCCTGGCATGAGTGGGTGCCGGCCCGCCGCC harbors:
- a CDS encoding DNA-3-methyladenine glycosylase I; translated protein: MRDYQWLHEYCLNRFGSAAELEARLPVPKSADELRAITDDRYLSLLSLRVFRTGLKHSLVDAKWPAFEAAFFAFDPHKVVLMGAEHLERLMQDERLIRHLAKLKSVPRNAQFVLDVAREHGSFGAWLAAWPVDDIVGLWRQIGKHGCQLGGLSAPRFLRMAGKDTFIPTDDVVAALKAQGIVDKAPSSQRDLAAVQAAFNTWQAQSGRPLCQLSAMLAFTVNH